Within Pirellulales bacterium, the genomic segment GCGTCTTGGAGGGGATGGTGCCGGTGTTGACGCAGACCCCGCCCATGCACATGCGCCGATCGATAATGCCCACGCGTTTTTCGAGCTTGGCGGCGGCGATCGCCGCGCGCTGGCCGGCCGGGCCGGCGCCGATCACCAGCACATCGAAATCAAAGGGGGCGGATTCGGGATTTGGCATGGCGGGACCATCGCTGGTGAGGAGGTGGGGCGAATTGCGCGCTCGCGGCCGGCGCAGGGAAACGAAGCTTGGGGCCGCAGCGCCTTGGCGCATCTTATCCGCAAGCGTCTGACCGGCGCAAGTCC encodes:
- a CDS encoding FAD-dependent oxidoreductase, with amino-acid sequence MRQGAAAPSFVSLRRPRARNSPHLLTSDGPAMPNPESAPFDFDVLVIGAGPAGQRAAIAAAKLEKRVGIIDRRMCMGGVCVNTGTIPSKT